Proteins found in one Mucilaginibacter gracilis genomic segment:
- a CDS encoding ISAs1 family transposase, whose translation MTTSLHNHFRWIPDPRTGNNKKHNLLEVIILSVLAVLCGAESWYEMEEFGKEKEDFLKQLLPLENGIPSHDTINRVFMLIDSALFEQCFRAWTAELSRGLEESGLSGEKELIAIDGKSICNSACKHQGLGALHLVSAWSGRNQLVLGQQKVDDKSNEITAIPALLSLLNIKGAVVSIDAMGTQKAIAEQIVESQGDYILALKQNQETLYEQVINQFNFKEDSYSQHLDKGHGRAEIRDCKVIHELNWVDEKENWKGIKTIIKITSERIIGDSHSIQDRYYISSLRADAAYFNQAIRAHWGIENQLHWQLDVGFGEDYNTTRNKQTAQNLAVVRKIALNILKADKTSKASLKAKRKMAGWNHKFLLSLIAKTNS comes from the coding sequence ATGACGACTTCACTTCACAATCATTTTAGATGGATACCTGATCCTCGTACAGGTAATAATAAGAAACACAATTTACTGGAAGTTATCATTTTGTCGGTATTGGCCGTTCTATGTGGTGCAGAAAGCTGGTACGAGATGGAAGAATTCGGGAAGGAGAAAGAAGATTTTTTAAAGCAGTTGCTGCCTCTTGAAAACGGCATACCCAGTCATGACACGATCAACCGGGTTTTTATGCTGATCGATTCGGCGCTTTTTGAACAGTGTTTTCGTGCCTGGACAGCGGAACTTAGCCGGGGTCTTGAGGAGTCGGGCCTGTCTGGCGAAAAGGAGTTGATCGCTATCGATGGAAAGAGCATCTGTAACAGCGCCTGCAAACACCAGGGGTTGGGGGCCTTGCATTTGGTAAGCGCCTGGTCGGGTCGTAACCAGTTGGTACTGGGGCAACAAAAAGTGGATGACAAGAGCAATGAGATTACGGCGATCCCAGCATTGTTATCGCTATTGAACATCAAAGGGGCGGTAGTAAGCATCGACGCAATGGGTACACAGAAAGCGATTGCTGAACAGATTGTCGAAAGCCAGGGCGATTATATCCTTGCTTTGAAACAGAACCAGGAAACACTTTATGAACAGGTAATCAATCAGTTCAACTTTAAAGAAGACAGTTACAGCCAGCACCTGGATAAGGGCCACGGGCGGGCGGAGATCAGAGACTGCAAAGTCATTCATGAACTTAACTGGGTTGACGAAAAGGAAAATTGGAAGGGAATAAAGACCATCATCAAAATAACCTCGGAAAGGATAATAGGTGACAGCCACTCCATACAAGACCGCTACTATATCTCCAGCCTCCGTGCTGATGCTGCCTATTTTAACCAAGCCATCCGCGCACATTGGGGCATTGAGAACCAATTGCACTGGCAGTTGGATGTCGGATTTGGCGAAGATTACAATACCACACGGAACAAACAGACCGCCCAAAACCTTGCCGTAGTCAGAAAGATAGCCCTAAATATCCTAAAAGCCGACAAAACCAGTAAGGCCAGCCTGAAAGCAAAAAGAAAAATGGCCGGGTGGAACCATAAATTTCTTCTTTCATTAATCGCTAAAACAAATTCCTAA
- a CDS encoding ribose-phosphate diphosphokinase yields MKKLLFAIKGYEYLAEKVMACGDFEKGELEVSHFTDGERYQRIISQIENRNVVLIGGTVNDGATLELYDLASSLVSYGANSLTLVIPYFGYSTMERAVLSGEIVTAKTRARLLSAIPRSNRGNKVLLFDLHSEGIQYYFEHDLYPVHVYCKDIVIKAALEYGGDNFVMASTDAGRAKWVESLANDLGVNAAFILKRRLKGDHTEVSAINADVDGKTVIIYDDMIRSGGSIINAAKTYKNAGAGDIYVITTHGLFVNDGINKLKDSGLIKKLICTDSHTNTQFINDDFVEVRSLAGLICELI; encoded by the coding sequence ATGAAAAAGCTATTATTCGCCATAAAGGGTTATGAGTACCTGGCCGAAAAGGTAATGGCTTGCGGCGATTTTGAGAAAGGCGAACTGGAAGTAAGCCACTTTACCGATGGCGAGCGTTATCAACGCATTATCTCTCAAATAGAGAACAGGAATGTGGTATTGATCGGCGGCACTGTAAACGATGGCGCTACTTTAGAACTGTATGATCTGGCATCTTCATTGGTTAGCTATGGAGCTAACTCATTAACGCTGGTTATCCCGTATTTTGGTTATTCAACCATGGAGCGGGCGGTGCTAAGCGGTGAAATTGTAACTGCTAAAACTCGGGCTCGGCTACTGTCGGCTATTCCAAGATCAAACCGAGGGAATAAAGTCTTACTCTTCGATCTGCACTCTGAAGGTATTCAATATTACTTTGAGCATGATCTTTACCCGGTACATGTTTACTGTAAAGACATCGTGATAAAAGCAGCTCTTGAATACGGTGGCGATAACTTTGTAATGGCCAGCACCGATGCGGGTCGGGCTAAATGGGTGGAATCGTTAGCTAACGACCTGGGCGTAAACGCCGCTTTTATCCTGAAGCGTCGTTTGAAAGGCGACCATACCGAGGTAAGCGCTATTAATGCTGATGTAGACGGCAAAACGGTTATCATTTATGATGATATGATCCGCTCTGGCGGCAGTATTATCAATGCGGCCAAAACTTATAAAAACGCCGGTGCCGGCGATATTTATGTTATTACTACCCATGGTTTATTTGTGAACGATGGCATCAACAAACTGAAAGATAGTGGATTAATTAAGAAGCTGATCTGCACAGATTCGCATACGAACACGCAATTTATTAATGATGACTTCGTGGAAGTAAGAAGCTTGGCGGGGTTAATTTGTGAGCTTATTTGA
- a CDS encoding RNA 2'-phosphotransferase yields MSTFIVENLSEAMNEKETTATNKFLSLVLRHQPQLIGIDLDEQGWVNVNELLEQANAYGHHLDLELLNHVVETSSKKRFAFDENRQKIRASQGHSIDVELGYEAQIPPDVLYHGTGEKSVAAIQNTGLEKRSRQHVHLSKDIETAIQVGSRHGKPAIFNVLSGEMYKEGYIFYLSENRVWLTDRVPARFLNLNT; encoded by the coding sequence GTGTCTACTTTTATTGTTGAAAATTTAAGCGAAGCCATGAACGAAAAAGAAACAACTGCAACCAACAAATTTTTGAGCCTCGTACTAAGGCATCAGCCGCAACTGATCGGTATTGATTTGGACGAGCAGGGCTGGGTAAATGTAAACGAGCTATTAGAACAGGCTAATGCATATGGTCACCATTTAGATCTGGAGTTATTAAACCATGTGGTTGAAACCAGCAGTAAAAAACGTTTTGCATTTGATGAAAACAGGCAAAAAATTCGCGCCAGCCAGGGACATTCAATTGATGTTGAATTAGGTTATGAGGCGCAAATACCGCCGGACGTACTTTATCACGGCACGGGCGAAAAATCTGTGGCTGCCATTCAGAACACTGGTCTTGAAAAACGGAGCCGGCAACATGTACATTTAAGTAAGGATATTGAAACAGCAATACAGGTTGGAAGCAGACACGGCAAGCCGGCAATATTTAATGTACTTTCAGGCGAAATGTATAAAGAGGGCTACATATTTTACCTGTCTGAAAATAGGGTTTGGTTGACCGACCGGGTGCCTGCCCGGTTTTTAAATCTAAACACTTAA